A stretch of DNA from Spirochaeta isovalerica:
GTCCGCAGAACCAGGGTCGCCGCTTCGGGTATGGTCATAAAGAACCGGCTCGTTTCCGGATGGGTTATGGTCACCGGACCTCCCGAAAGAATCTGTTCCTTGAACAGGGGAACGATAGAGCCCCTCGAACCGAGAACATTTCCAAAACGGACAACCATAAACTGGCTTTTCTCCGATTCCGTATTGAGGACGATATTTTCTGCCATGTTTTTGGAAGCCCCGTAGACGCATGAAGGGGCGACGGCTTTATCGGTGGAGATCAGCACAAAGCGTTCGACTCCCGCTTCTTTAGCCGCGTCAACAACATTTTTCGTACCGAAGACATTGTTTTTCACCGCTTCGATGGGGTTGTATTCCATCATGGGAACGTGCTTGTAGGCCGCGCAGTGGAAAATGACATCGGCTTTCAGTCTTTTGAGGATAAAAAACATATAATCCCGGTCCTGAAGCTCTCCGATAACGGGGACTATGGTCGCTTTGTCTCCTACACCGCCGGCCTGAAGTTTTCTCAACTCCTTGTCTATGCGGTAAATGCTGTTTTCGCCATGTCCGAAAAGATAGAGTCTTTCCGCGCCGCCGGAAAGCAGCTGCCGGCTCAGTTCGCTGCCGATACTGCCGCCTGCGCCGGTAATCAGAACCCGCTTCCCTCTGAGATAAGAGAGGCTTTCCTTCAGATCAATGCTGACCGGTGTCCGGCCGAGAAGGTCCTGGGGATCGATCTCCCTGGTCTGTATAAAATGGGCATCACCGCTGACTATCTGAGATATGCCCGGGAGGATGCGGATCCTTTTGAATTCCGCTTTTCTCAGGATGTCATAAATTTCCTTGAGCTTCTCTGTTGAAGCCCGGGGGATGGCGATGAGGGCTTCAGCGTTCTGGGGATTGCTCAGCAGCCCGGCGCAGGATTTTATCGGTCCCAGAATGGGGATATCATCGACTGATGTCCCGATTTTATCGATATCGTCATCTATAAAAGCGGCTACCACTCCTGCAACGCGGTTGCTCATTATTTCCCGGGCTATGGCTTTGCCGGCGAACCCGGCGCCGATTATGAAAATCCTGGTGTCTCTGCTTCCACTCATATATACAGTCATACTCCCATAGGCATTCGCCCGGTAACAGGCTCTCCCTATAGGTAGATGGTAACACTAAATGTTTCATTAGTTAATAGAGAG
This window harbors:
- a CDS encoding polysaccharide biosynthesis protein; this translates as MSGSRDTRIFIIGAGFAGKAIAREIMSNRVAGVVAAFIDDDIDKIGTSVDDIPILGPIKSCAGLLSNPQNAEALIAIPRASTEKLKEIYDILRKAEFKRIRILPGISQIVSGDAHFIQTREIDPQDLLGRTPVSIDLKESLSYLRGKRVLITGAGGSIGSELSRQLLSGGAERLYLFGHGENSIYRIDKELRKLQAGGVGDKATIVPVIGELQDRDYMFFILKRLKADVIFHCAAYKHVPMMEYNPIEAVKNNVFGTKNVVDAAKEAGVERFVLISTDKAVAPSCVYGASKNMAENIVLNTESEKSQFMVVRFGNVLGSRGSIVPLFKEQILSGGPVTITHPETSRFFMTIPEAATLVLRTGGVGTGGNLYILDMGEPLKIIDMARQMIRFYGFREEDIEIDYIGMRPGEKIYETLWNDDDSPIQTEFSKIMKLPNRKEFSPGKLNDLLSELSWICFPGAENGELYRNRVELRRTINRYLPSVEVPANEPQY